A single Actinomadura algeriensis DNA region contains:
- a CDS encoding catechol 2,3-dioxygenase, which translates to MAPPDRPPAHEIAHVGHVELLTPEPEKSLWFFTRVMGLTENGTEGDSVYLRTWDDYEHHSLKLTAHGTSGIRRTGLRTSSQEALDRRVRAIEDAGLGVGWRDGDPGLGPTYVFRDPDGHEMEIYWESEWYEAPPELAPSLKNQAQAYPALGVCVRRLDHVNFLAAEVEPSTEFLRDVLGARPTEQIRLDDGDIAGRWMTFTNKSYDLVYTRDWTGAHGRLHHIAFATDTREDILRAADIFLDNGVFIETGPHKHAIQQTFFLYVYEPGGNRVELCNPGARLILAPDWRTITWTEAERAKGQAWGLRTIESFHTHGTPPVP; encoded by the coding sequence ATGGCCCCACCTGACCGGCCGCCCGCGCACGAGATCGCACATGTCGGCCACGTCGAGCTGCTGACGCCCGAGCCGGAGAAGAGCCTGTGGTTCTTCACCCGCGTCATGGGCCTCACCGAGAACGGCACCGAGGGCGACTCGGTCTACCTGCGCACGTGGGACGACTACGAGCACCACTCGCTGAAGCTCACCGCGCACGGCACGTCCGGGATCAGGCGCACGGGGCTGCGGACGTCGAGTCAGGAGGCGCTCGACCGGCGCGTTAGGGCGATCGAGGACGCGGGCCTCGGCGTCGGCTGGCGCGACGGCGACCCCGGCCTCGGTCCCACCTACGTGTTCCGCGACCCCGACGGGCACGAGATGGAGATCTACTGGGAGTCGGAGTGGTACGAGGCGCCGCCGGAGCTGGCGCCGTCACTGAAGAACCAGGCGCAGGCGTACCCGGCGCTCGGGGTGTGCGTCCGGCGGCTCGACCACGTCAACTTCCTCGCCGCCGAGGTGGAGCCGAGCACGGAGTTCCTGCGGGACGTCCTGGGCGCGCGGCCCACGGAACAGATCAGGCTCGACGACGGCGACATCGCCGGGCGCTGGATGACGTTCACGAACAAGTCGTACGACCTGGTCTACACGCGCGACTGGACCGGCGCCCACGGGCGCCTGCACCACATCGCGTTCGCCACCGACACCCGCGAGGACATCCTCCGCGCCGCCGACATCTTCCTCGACAACGGCGTCTTCATCGAGACGGGACCGCACAAGCACGCCATCCAGCAGACGTTCTTCCTGTACGTCTACGAGCCGGGCGGCAACCGGGTCGAACTGTGCAACCCGGGCGCGCGGCTGATCCTCGCCCCCGACTGGCGGACGATCACCTGGACGGAGGCCG
- a CDS encoding 4-oxalomesaconate tautomerase yields the protein MTGRRGGDGLRCMLMRGGTSKGAYFLADDLPSVPADRDDLLLRVMGAPDPRQIDGIGGAHPLTSKVAVVSRSGAADADVDYLFLQVGVDEPTVGDRQNCGNLLAGVGPFAVERGLVEPGDAETVVRIRMLNSGSIATATFATPGGRPEYAGGTAISGVPGTAAPILLDFEGTEGSATGSLLPTGRVRDVIDGIEVTCVDNGMPVVVAAASDFGVTGDETPAELEERLGDRIQALRVRAGELMGLGDVTGASVPKTTLVAPPRAGGTIGTRTFIPLRVHASIGVLGAVTVATAVLLDGAVGHDLAELPAPGEPMGIEHPTGRLDVDIRLGTADGTDGTDGPGGVPRVRRAAIVRTARKLFDGTVFPRPPGDPHGPT from the coding sequence GTGACGGGCCGTCGTGGCGGGGACGGCCTGCGCTGCATGCTGATGCGGGGCGGGACGTCGAAGGGCGCGTACTTCCTCGCGGACGACCTGCCGTCCGTCCCCGCCGACCGCGACGACCTGCTGCTGCGCGTCATGGGCGCCCCCGACCCGCGGCAGATCGACGGGATCGGCGGCGCCCACCCGCTCACCAGCAAGGTCGCGGTGGTGTCGCGGTCCGGCGCCGCGGACGCCGACGTCGACTACCTGTTCCTGCAGGTCGGCGTGGACGAGCCGACCGTCGGCGACCGGCAGAACTGCGGCAACCTGCTCGCCGGGGTCGGGCCGTTCGCGGTCGAGCGCGGCCTGGTCGAGCCCGGCGACGCGGAGACGGTCGTCCGCATCCGGATGCTGAACTCCGGGAGCATCGCCACCGCGACGTTCGCCACGCCGGGCGGGCGCCCCGAGTACGCGGGCGGCACCGCGATCTCCGGGGTGCCCGGCACGGCCGCGCCGATCCTGCTCGACTTCGAGGGCACCGAGGGCTCGGCGACCGGTTCGCTGCTGCCCACCGGACGCGTCCGCGACGTCATCGACGGTATCGAGGTGACCTGCGTCGACAACGGGATGCCGGTCGTGGTCGCCGCCGCGTCCGACTTCGGCGTCACCGGCGACGAGACCCCCGCCGAGCTGGAGGAACGGCTCGGCGACCGGATCCAGGCGCTGCGCGTGCGGGCCGGGGAGCTGATGGGGCTCGGGGACGTCACCGGCGCGTCCGTCCCCAAGACCACCCTGGTCGCGCCGCCCCGCGCCGGCGGGACGATCGGCACCCGCACCTTCATCCCGCTGCGCGTCCACGCCTCCATCGGGGTGTTGGGCGCCGTCACGGTCGCGACCGCCGTGCTCCTCGACGGCGCCGTCGGCCACGACCTCGCCGAACTCCCCGCGCCGGGCGAGCCGATGGGCATCGAGCACCCCACCGGGCGCCTCGACGTCGACATCCGGCTCGGCACCGCGGACGGAACGGACGGGACGGACGGTCCGGGCGGGGTTCCGCGCGTGCGGCGGGCCGCGATCGTCCGCACGGCCCGCAAGCTCTTCGACGGCACCGTGTTCCCCCGACCTCCCGGAGACCCCCATGGCCCCACCTGA
- a CDS encoding 4-carboxy-4-hydroxy-2-oxoadipate aldolase/oxaloacetate decarboxylase yields MRTVVVTDPPRADFAQVDVLAAFGVATVHEALGRTGYLGPGLRPVHLGSRIAGTAVTVLSWPGDNLMIHVAVEQCRPGDVLVVTTTSPSTDGMFGELFATALQYRGVRGLVIDAGVRDVAELHAMGFPVWSAAVSAQGTVKATPGAVNVPVTIGGQVIRPGDAIIADDDGVMCVPRGRVADAVAAARAREEKEEATRAAFRRGELGLDRYGLRDRLPGMGVEYVKYADYEAERAAEDGTGA; encoded by the coding sequence ATGAGGACGGTCGTGGTCACCGACCCGCCGCGCGCCGACTTCGCGCAGGTGGACGTGCTCGCCGCGTTCGGCGTCGCGACGGTGCACGAGGCCCTCGGCCGCACCGGTTACCTCGGGCCCGGCCTCCGGCCCGTGCATCTCGGGTCGCGGATCGCCGGCACGGCCGTGACGGTGCTGTCGTGGCCCGGCGACAACCTGATGATCCACGTGGCCGTCGAGCAGTGCCGTCCCGGCGACGTCCTGGTCGTGACGACGACCTCCCCCTCGACCGACGGCATGTTCGGCGAGCTGTTCGCGACGGCCCTGCAGTACCGGGGCGTCCGGGGCCTGGTGATCGACGCGGGCGTGCGGGACGTCGCGGAACTGCACGCGATGGGGTTTCCGGTGTGGTCGGCGGCGGTCAGCGCGCAGGGCACCGTGAAGGCCACGCCGGGCGCGGTGAACGTCCCGGTCACCATCGGCGGGCAGGTGATCCGGCCCGGGGACGCGATCATCGCGGACGACGACGGCGTCATGTGCGTCCCGCGCGGGCGCGTCGCGGACGCGGTCGCCGCCGCGCGGGCGCGCGAGGAGAAGGAGGAGGCGACGCGGGCCGCGTTCCGGCGCGGCGAGCTGGGCCTCGACCGGTACGGGCTGCGCGACCGGCTCCCCGGGATGGGCGTCGAGTACGTGAAGTACGCCGACTACGAGGCGGAGCGCGCCGCCGAGGACGGGACGGGCGCGTGA
- a CDS encoding PIG-L deacetylase family protein produces the protein MSTAHSSGPLLVISAHAGDFVWRAAGAIALAAERGDRAKVVCLSYGERGESARAWREGKRLDEIKKIRRAEAEAAAGELGAEIEFLDAGDYPLLETPELVDRLVRVYREVEPAVVLTHPLADPYNGDHPAAARMALQARVLAQAIGYDAPGEPLGAPPVFFFEPHQPEQCDFKPNVLLDITPVFERKRRAMECLPAQQHMWDYYTSLAKRRGVQLKRNAGPNLGLPVETMAEAYVRLYPQTTGELA, from the coding sequence ATGAGCACTGCGCATTCCTCCGGTCCCCTCCTCGTGATCAGCGCGCACGCGGGCGACTTCGTCTGGCGCGCGGCGGGCGCGATCGCGCTGGCCGCCGAGCGCGGCGACCGCGCCAAGGTCGTGTGCCTCAGCTACGGCGAGCGCGGCGAGTCCGCGCGCGCCTGGCGGGAGGGCAAGCGGCTGGACGAGATCAAGAAGATCCGGCGCGCCGAGGCCGAGGCCGCCGCCGGGGAGCTCGGCGCGGAGATCGAGTTCCTGGACGCCGGCGACTACCCCCTCCTCGAGACCCCCGAGCTGGTCGACCGGCTGGTGCGCGTCTACCGCGAGGTCGAGCCGGCGGTCGTCCTGACCCACCCCCTCGCCGACCCCTACAACGGCGACCACCCCGCCGCCGCCCGGATGGCGCTGCAGGCGCGGGTGCTGGCGCAGGCGATCGGCTACGACGCGCCGGGCGAGCCGCTGGGCGCCCCGCCGGTCTTCTTCTTCGAGCCGCACCAGCCCGAGCAGTGCGACTTCAAGCCGAACGTGCTGCTCGACATCACCCCCGTGTTCGAGCGCAAGCGGCGGGCGATGGAGTGCCTGCCCGCGCAGCAGCACATGTGGGATTACTACACCTCGCTGGCCAAGCGGCGCGGCGTCCAGCTCAAGCGGAACGCGGGCCCGAACCTGGGGCTGCCCGTCGAGACGATGGCCGAGGCGTACGTCCGGCTGTACCCGCAGACGACGGGAGAGCTGGCATGA
- a CDS encoding FUSC family protein, which produces MKGVVAAVVAWLIAKHLVGHAMPYFAPLAALLGVYPTVARSVRESIGYAAGFLVGAGLAIPVGVFIGPNVMGIAAVLVVGLMLSSWRGFGNQSSQVAFTALFALLVGGHEVVGYVRPRLDDVGVGLAVGLVVNFVLFPPLYLRRGEYAVQEARDVLADAMDELAEGVADPDEDWRSRWDDAEPRLGYVVDQARFAVDRGYESLRGNPRARLQGFRLRRRMADQWGTPRQMTTLEHATADARSIAGTLREATEAESGELRLTREFREGYAELLRALAEVVRCEPAGTDGSAEAAEAARDRAGVLQRELERPFEEAGTDAPGIWDPRKELLRLSGLTLAALSP; this is translated from the coding sequence GTGAAGGGCGTCGTCGCGGCGGTCGTCGCCTGGCTGATCGCCAAGCATCTCGTCGGGCACGCGATGCCCTACTTCGCGCCGCTCGCCGCGCTGCTCGGGGTGTATCCGACGGTGGCCCGGTCGGTGCGGGAGAGCATCGGCTACGCGGCCGGTTTCCTGGTCGGCGCGGGCCTGGCGATCCCGGTCGGGGTGTTCATCGGCCCGAACGTCATGGGAATCGCGGCCGTCCTGGTGGTCGGGCTGATGCTGTCGAGCTGGCGCGGGTTCGGCAACCAGTCGTCGCAGGTGGCGTTCACCGCGCTGTTCGCGCTGCTGGTCGGCGGGCACGAGGTCGTCGGGTACGTCCGCCCGCGCCTGGACGACGTCGGGGTGGGGCTCGCGGTCGGCCTCGTCGTCAACTTCGTGCTGTTCCCGCCGCTGTACCTGCGGCGCGGCGAGTACGCGGTCCAGGAGGCGCGCGACGTCCTGGCGGACGCGATGGACGAGCTGGCGGAGGGCGTCGCCGATCCCGACGAGGACTGGCGGAGCCGGTGGGACGACGCGGAGCCGCGGCTCGGGTACGTCGTGGACCAGGCGCGGTTCGCCGTCGACCGCGGTTACGAGAGCCTGCGCGGCAATCCCCGCGCGCGGCTGCAGGGGTTCCGGCTGCGCAGGCGGATGGCCGACCAGTGGGGGACGCCGCGCCAGATGACGACGCTGGAGCACGCGACGGCCGACGCGCGCTCGATCGCCGGGACGCTCCGGGAGGCCACCGAGGCCGAGTCCGGTGAGCTGCGCCTGACGCGGGAGTTCCGGGAGGGGTACGCCGAGCTGCTGCGGGCGCTCGCCGAGGTCGTGCGCTGCGAGCCGGCGGGGACGGACGGGTCCGCCGAGGCGGCCGAGGCGGCCCGCGACCGCGCGGGCGTACTGCAGCGGGAGCTGGAGCGGCCGTTCGAGGAGGCCGGGACGGACGCGCCCGGCATCTGGGACCCCCGCAAGGAGCTGCTCCGGCTGTCCGGACTCACCCTCGCCGCTCTGTCGCCATAA